A DNA window from Bradyrhizobium sp. CCBAU 53421 contains the following coding sequences:
- a CDS encoding MaoC family dehydratase, which produces MNEVWKKPPVSLETYQGMVGKEIGVSSWHLLDQGRIDTYADVIEDHQFIHVDPERAKKETAFGTTIAHGFLTMSLLSIMSYEVMPVLEGTAMGVNYGFDKLRFISPVRSGKRVRGRFVLAEATLRKPKELLSRTNVTVEIEGEEKPALVADWLGLIYFS; this is translated from the coding sequence ATGAACGAAGTCTGGAAGAAGCCGCCGGTGTCGCTGGAAACCTACCAGGGCATGGTCGGCAAGGAGATCGGCGTGTCCTCATGGCACCTGCTGGATCAGGGCCGCATCGACACCTATGCCGACGTGATCGAGGATCACCAGTTCATCCACGTCGATCCCGAGCGGGCGAAGAAGGAGACCGCGTTCGGCACCACGATCGCCCACGGCTTCCTCACGATGTCGCTGCTGTCGATCATGTCCTACGAGGTGATGCCGGTGCTGGAGGGCACCGCGATGGGCGTCAATTACGGCTTCGACAAGCTGCGCTTCATCTCGCCGGTACGATCGGGCAAGCGCGTTCGCGGCCGCTTCGTGCTGGCCGAAGCCACGCTGCGCAAGCCGAAGGAACTGCTGTCGCGCACCAATGTCACGGTCGAGATCGAGGGCGAGGAAAAGCCCGCGCTGGTCGCCGACTGGCTCGGCCTGATCTATTTCAGCTAA
- a CDS encoding AMP-binding protein has product MTTFQDARAFLLKHRADYDTAVRDFRWPDPVPFNWALDWFDAELAHNADSRDRPALWIVDAASGNETKLSFAELSRRSNQVANFLRAQGLKRGDHLLLLLGNVVPLWETMLAAMKLGVVVIPATTLLTADELRDRLDRGKAKAVVATQDQVAKFAGLGSDQLVRIVVGAAQPQDGWLPFEAAAKAPDAFTPDGPTKADEPMLLYFTSGTTAKPKLVRHSQRSYPVGHLSTMYWIGLQPGDIHLNISSPGWAKHAWSCFFAPWNAGATIFIANQPRFEAKGLLSIIGRCGVTTLCAPPTVWRMFIQEDLASFKVSLREVCGAGEPLNPEIIDQVKSAWGLTIRDGYGQTETTALAGNSPGQKVKVGSMGRPLPGYRVQVTDSDGQAAKEGEVTLLLGADRPAGLMQGYQGDDGKLIGTDGEIYRSGDVVFTDDEGYLTFVGRTDDVFKSSDYRISPFELESVLLEHDAVAEAAVVPSPDPIRLAVPKAYVLLVSGVERSPETALSIFKHLHARLAPFKRIRKIELVTELPKTISGKIRRVQLRRLEHDDVRSDALRGAEFREEEFPELQKVRTSG; this is encoded by the coding sequence ATGACCACATTTCAGGACGCACGCGCCTTTCTGCTCAAGCACCGCGCCGACTACGATACGGCGGTGAGGGATTTCCGCTGGCCGGATCCGGTGCCGTTCAACTGGGCGCTCGACTGGTTCGACGCCGAGCTCGCGCACAATGCCGACAGCCGCGACCGGCCGGCGCTGTGGATCGTCGATGCCGCCAGCGGCAATGAGACCAAGCTGTCGTTTGCCGAGCTGTCGCGCCGTTCCAACCAGGTGGCGAACTTCCTGCGCGCGCAGGGGCTGAAGCGCGGCGACCATCTGTTGCTGCTGCTCGGCAATGTCGTGCCGCTGTGGGAGACGATGCTGGCGGCGATGAAGCTCGGCGTCGTCGTGATCCCCGCGACCACGCTGTTGACCGCCGATGAATTGCGCGACCGGCTGGATCGCGGCAAGGCCAAGGCGGTCGTCGCGACGCAGGATCAGGTCGCGAAGTTCGCCGGTCTCGGCAGCGACCAGCTGGTGCGCATCGTGGTCGGCGCTGCGCAACCGCAGGACGGCTGGTTGCCGTTCGAGGCTGCCGCGAAGGCGCCGGACGCGTTCACGCCTGACGGCCCGACCAAGGCCGACGAGCCGATGCTGCTCTATTTCACCTCGGGCACCACGGCCAAACCAAAACTGGTGCGGCACAGCCAGCGCAGTTACCCGGTCGGCCATCTCTCGACCATGTACTGGATCGGCCTGCAGCCCGGCGACATCCATCTCAACATTTCCTCGCCCGGCTGGGCGAAGCATGCCTGGAGCTGCTTCTTCGCGCCGTGGAATGCCGGTGCGACGATCTTCATCGCCAACCAGCCGCGGTTCGAGGCGAAGGGACTGCTCTCGATCATCGGCCGCTGCGGCGTCACCACGCTGTGCGCGCCGCCGACGGTGTGGCGGATGTTCATTCAGGAAGACCTCGCAAGCTTCAAGGTCTCGCTGCGCGAGGTCTGCGGCGCCGGCGAGCCGCTCAACCCAGAGATCATCGACCAGGTCAAATCGGCCTGGGGCCTCACCATCCGCGACGGCTACGGCCAGACCGAGACCACGGCGCTTGCCGGCAACTCGCCGGGGCAGAAGGTGAAGGTCGGCTCGATGGGCCGGCCGTTGCCCGGCTATCGCGTTCAGGTCACGGACAGTGATGGCCAAGCCGCGAAGGAAGGCGAGGTGACCTTGCTGCTCGGCGCTGACAGGCCGGCCGGCCTGATGCAGGGCTATCAGGGAGACGACGGCAAACTGATCGGCACCGACGGCGAAATCTATCGCAGCGGCGACGTCGTGTTCACCGACGACGAGGGCTATCTGACCTTCGTCGGCCGCACCGACGACGTGTTCAAGTCCTCCGACTATCGCATCTCGCCTTTCGAGCTGGAGAGCGTGCTGCTGGAACATGATGCGGTGGCGGAAGCTGCCGTGGTGCCGAGCCCGGATCCGATCCGGCTGGCGGTCCCGAAGGCCTATGTGCTGCTGGTTTCCGGTGTCGAGCGCAGCCCGGAGACGGCGCTGTCGATCTTCAAACATTTGCACGCGCGGCTCGCACCGTTTAAACGCATCCGCAAGATCGAGCTGGTCACCGAGCTGCCCAAGACGATTTCTGGAAAAATCCGTCGGGTACAGTTGCGGCGGCTCGAACATGACGATGTCAGAAGCGATGCGTTGCGCGGAGCCGAGTTCCGCGAGGAAGAATTTCCGGAGCTGCAGAAGGTGCGGACCTCCGGTTAG
- the mmsB gene encoding 3-hydroxyisobutyrate dehydrogenase, with translation MANVAFIGLGNMGGPMAANLVKAGHKVTAFDLVAASRDQARHDGAAIAESGVGAVKGADVVITMLPAGKHVLGVWNEVLPAMAKGALIIDCSTIDVESAKQAHALAAKHGMASVDAPVSGGTGGAKGATLTFMCGGEDKAFAAAQPMLANMGKKIVHCGAGGAGQAAKICNNMILGISMIAVGEAFVLAEKLGLSHQALFDVASTSSGQCWSLTTYCPVPGPVPTSPANNDYKPGFASNLMVKDLTLAQDAANAAGAVTPLGKHAQELYKTFDASGHGGVDFSGIIQHVRALAPK, from the coding sequence ATGGCAAACGTCGCATTCATCGGGCTCGGCAATATGGGCGGGCCGATGGCGGCCAATCTCGTCAAGGCCGGCCACAAGGTGACCGCGTTCGATCTGGTTGCAGCATCGCGCGATCAGGCGAGGCACGATGGCGCCGCGATCGCCGAGAGCGGCGTCGGCGCGGTGAAGGGTGCCGATGTCGTGATCACCATGCTGCCGGCCGGCAAGCATGTGCTGGGCGTCTGGAACGAAGTGTTGCCCGCGATGGCCAAGGGCGCGCTGATCATCGACTGCTCGACCATCGACGTCGAAAGCGCCAAGCAGGCGCATGCGCTGGCGGCGAAGCACGGCATGGCTTCGGTCGATGCGCCGGTTTCCGGCGGCACCGGCGGCGCCAAGGGCGCGACGCTGACCTTCATGTGCGGCGGTGAGGACAAGGCCTTCGCCGCGGCCCAGCCGATGCTGGCCAACATGGGCAAGAAGATCGTGCATTGCGGCGCCGGCGGTGCGGGGCAGGCGGCCAAGATCTGCAACAACATGATCCTCGGCATTTCCATGATCGCGGTCGGCGAGGCCTTCGTGCTCGCCGAAAAGCTCGGCCTGTCGCACCAGGCGCTGTTCGACGTCGCCTCGACCTCATCGGGGCAGTGCTGGTCGCTGACGACCTATTGCCCGGTTCCAGGTCCAGTGCCGACTTCGCCGGCCAACAACGATTACAAGCCGGGTTTCGCCTCCAACCTGATGGTCAAGGACCTGACGCTCGCACAGGACGCGGCCAATGCCGCTGGCGCGGTGACGCCGCTCGGCAAGCACGCGCAGGAGCTCTATAAGACCTTCGACGCGTCGGGCCACGGCGGGGTCGACTTTTCCGGAATTATCCAGCACGTTAGGGCTCTTGCCCCGAAGTAA
- a CDS encoding enoyl-CoA hydratase/isomerase family protein yields MNDAAAGEGDLIARKEGSAGIIRLNRPKAINAVTLEMFHDIDKALDAFEADPDVAVIVLEGAGERGLCAGGDIRALWESSRVKGDLGKILWRDEYILNARIKQFPKPYVAFMDGIVMGGGVGLSAHSRHRVVTERTKLAMPEVGLGFFPDVGGTYLLSRSPGEIGTYFGLTGTTMNGPDAIYAKFADAVVPSAKLPALREALTKVAPGTDSAAIDRLIQGFATGEKSGPVAAMQAKIDGWFARGWMDDIVDALQADGSELAQATLKTLGEKSPRGMVVTLKLLRLARATETLEECLVREYRAALEVFASDDFREGVRAAVIDKDRNPKWSPPNIQDVTAEMLAPYFAEIGAAELKFPGSK; encoded by the coding sequence ATGAATGATGCGGCAGCGGGCGAAGGCGATCTGATCGCGCGCAAGGAAGGTTCTGCCGGCATCATCCGCCTCAACCGGCCGAAGGCGATCAATGCCGTGACGCTGGAGATGTTCCACGACATCGACAAGGCGCTCGACGCGTTCGAAGCCGATCCTGATGTGGCAGTCATCGTGCTTGAAGGCGCCGGCGAGCGCGGCCTGTGCGCCGGCGGCGACATCCGCGCGCTGTGGGAGAGCTCGAGGGTCAAGGGCGATCTCGGCAAGATCCTATGGCGCGACGAGTACATCCTCAACGCGCGGATCAAGCAATTCCCGAAGCCCTATGTCGCCTTCATGGACGGCATCGTGATGGGCGGCGGCGTCGGCCTGTCGGCGCACAGCCGTCATCGCGTCGTGACGGAGCGAACCAAGCTCGCAATGCCCGAGGTCGGGCTCGGCTTCTTCCCCGACGTCGGCGGCACCTATCTGCTGTCGCGCTCACCGGGCGAGATCGGCACCTATTTTGGTCTCACCGGCACCACGATGAATGGCCCGGACGCGATCTACGCGAAGTTTGCCGATGCCGTGGTGCCGAGCGCCAAGCTGCCCGCACTGCGCGAGGCGCTGACCAAGGTTGCGCCGGGTACTGACTCGGCCGCTATCGACCGGCTGATCCAAGGTTTCGCCACCGGCGAGAAATCCGGCCCTGTTGCCGCGATGCAGGCCAAAATCGACGGCTGGTTCGCGCGCGGATGGATGGACGACATCGTTGACGCGCTGCAAGCCGATGGCTCCGAGCTGGCGCAGGCCACGCTGAAGACGCTGGGCGAGAAATCGCCGCGCGGCATGGTGGTGACGCTGAAGCTGCTGCGGCTGGCGCGGGCGACCGAAACGCTGGAAGAGTGCCTGGTGCGCGAATATCGCGCCGCGCTCGAAGTGTTCGCCAGCGACGATTTCCGCGAGGGCGTGCGCGCCGCCGTGATCGACAAGGACCGTAATCCGAAATGGTCGCCGCCCAATATCCAGGATGTGACGGCGGAGATGCTGGCGCCTTACTTCGCCGAGATCGGCGCCGCCGAACTGAAATTTCCTGGCAGCAAATAG
- a CDS encoding isobutyryl-CoA dehydrogenase, whose amino-acid sequence MQFALNEDQIAVRDMARAFAASRIAPHALEWDEKKHFPVDVMREAAGLGIGGIYIKDDVGGSAMTRFDAALIFEALATGCPTTSAFISIHNMASWMIDAYGNDTQRHTWLPKLCTMELIASYCLTEPGAGSDAAALRTRAVRDGDHYVLNGQKQFISGAGSTDLLVAMVRTGGDGPGGVSTLVIDGKTPGVSFGANERKMGWNAQPTRAVVFENARVPVANRLGEEGIGFKIAMAGLDGGRLNIAACSLGGAQAALDKALAYMKDRKAFGKRLDEFQALQFKIADMATELEAARTFLWRAAAALDRKDPDASMLCAMAKRFGTDVGFEVANQALQLHGGYGYLSEYGVEKIVRDLRVHQILEGTNEIMRLIVSRKLIEGAR is encoded by the coding sequence ATGCAGTTCGCTCTCAACGAGGACCAGATCGCGGTTCGCGACATGGCGCGGGCGTTTGCGGCTTCGAGGATCGCGCCGCACGCGCTCGAATGGGACGAGAAGAAGCACTTTCCGGTCGATGTGATGCGCGAGGCGGCAGGCCTCGGCATCGGCGGCATCTACATCAAGGACGATGTCGGCGGTTCGGCGATGACGCGGTTCGACGCGGCGCTGATCTTCGAGGCGCTGGCGACGGGTTGTCCGACCACGTCGGCCTTCATCTCGATCCACAACATGGCGTCCTGGATGATCGATGCCTATGGCAACGACACCCAGCGCCACACCTGGCTGCCGAAGCTCTGCACCATGGAGTTGATCGCGAGCTACTGCCTGACCGAGCCGGGCGCCGGCTCGGACGCTGCTGCGCTGCGCACCCGCGCGGTGCGCGATGGCGATCATTACGTGCTCAACGGTCAGAAACAGTTCATTTCCGGCGCCGGCAGCACCGACCTGCTGGTGGCGATGGTGCGCACCGGCGGCGATGGCCCTGGCGGCGTCTCGACGCTGGTGATCGACGGCAAGACGCCGGGCGTGTCGTTCGGCGCCAATGAGCGCAAGATGGGCTGGAACGCCCAGCCGACCCGCGCGGTCGTGTTCGAGAACGCGCGCGTGCCGGTCGCGAACCGGCTCGGCGAGGAGGGCATCGGCTTCAAGATCGCGATGGCCGGCCTCGACGGTGGCCGTCTCAACATCGCGGCATGCTCGCTCGGCGGCGCGCAGGCGGCGCTCGACAAGGCGCTGGCCTACATGAAGGACCGCAAGGCGTTCGGGAAGCGGCTCGACGAATTCCAGGCGCTGCAGTTCAAGATCGCCGACATGGCGACCGAGCTGGAAGCCGCACGCACCTTCCTGTGGCGCGCTGCCGCCGCGCTCGACCGCAAGGATCCGGACGCGTCCATGCTGTGCGCGATGGCGAAGCGGTTCGGCACTGACGTCGGCTTCGAGGTCGCCAACCAGGCGCTGCAGCTGCATGGCGGCTACGGCTATCTCAGCGAATACGGCGTCGAGAAGATCGTGCGTGATCTGCGTGTGCACCAAATCCTCGAAGGCACCAATGAAATCATGCGGCTGATCGTGTCGCGCAAATTGATCGAGGGCGCGCGATGA
- a CDS encoding CoA-acylating methylmalonate-semialdehyde dehydrogenase, translating to MRSIGHFIGGKEVKGTSGRTADVFEPMTGDVQAKVALASKAEVRAAVENARAAQPEWAATNPQRRARVMMKFVELVQRDYDKLAELLAREHGKTVPDAKGDIQRGLEVAEFACGIPHLMKGEYTEGAGPGIDIYSMRQPLGVVAGITPFNFPAMIPMWKFAPAIACGNAFILKPSERDPGVPMKLAELMIEAGLPAGILNVVNGDKEAVDAILDDPDVKAIGFVGSTPIAQYIYERAAQTGKRCQCFGGAKNHAIIMPDADMDQAVDALIGAGYGSAGERCMAVSVAVPVGKTTADRLMEKLIPRVESLKIGTSVDPSADYGPLVTREAVEKVKSYIDIGVKEGATLAVDGRGFKMQGYENGFYLGGSLFDNVTKDMRIYKEEIFGPVLSVVRAKDYHEALALPSDHDYGNGVAIFTRDGDAARDFAAKVNVGMVGVNVPIPVPIAYYTFGGWKKSGFGDLNQHGPDSVRFYTKTKTVTSRWPSGVKDGAEFSIPTMK from the coding sequence ATGCGCTCTATCGGACATTTCATCGGTGGCAAGGAGGTCAAGGGCACCTCAGGCCGTACGGCTGACGTCTTCGAGCCGATGACCGGCGACGTCCAGGCCAAGGTGGCGCTGGCCTCGAAGGCCGAAGTTCGCGCCGCGGTCGAGAACGCCAGGGCGGCGCAGCCCGAGTGGGCCGCCACCAACCCGCAGCGCCGCGCCCGCGTGATGATGAAATTCGTCGAGCTGGTGCAGCGCGACTACGACAAGCTCGCCGAGCTTTTGGCGCGCGAGCACGGCAAGACCGTTCCTGACGCCAAGGGCGACATCCAGCGCGGCCTCGAAGTCGCCGAGTTCGCCTGCGGCATCCCGCACCTGATGAAGGGCGAGTACACCGAGGGCGCCGGCCCCGGCATCGACATCTATTCGATGCGCCAGCCGCTCGGCGTCGTCGCCGGCATCACGCCGTTCAACTTCCCGGCGATGATCCCGATGTGGAAGTTCGCGCCCGCGATCGCCTGCGGCAATGCGTTCATCCTCAAGCCGTCGGAGCGTGATCCGGGCGTGCCGATGAAACTGGCCGAGCTGATGATCGAAGCGGGCCTGCCGGCCGGCATCCTCAACGTCGTCAACGGCGACAAGGAGGCGGTCGACGCCATCCTCGACGATCCCGACGTCAAGGCCATCGGCTTCGTCGGCTCGACTCCGATCGCGCAGTACATCTACGAGCGTGCCGCGCAGACCGGCAAGCGCTGCCAGTGCTTCGGCGGCGCCAAGAACCACGCCATCATCATGCCCGACGCCGACATGGACCAGGCGGTCGACGCGCTGATCGGCGCCGGCTACGGCTCGGCTGGCGAGCGCTGCATGGCGGTGTCGGTTGCGGTCCCGGTCGGCAAGACCACCGCCGACCGGCTGATGGAAAAGCTGATCCCGCGCGTCGAGTCGCTCAAGATCGGCACCTCGGTCGATCCGTCGGCCGATTACGGCCCGCTGGTGACCCGCGAGGCGGTCGAGAAGGTGAAGAGCTACATCGACATCGGCGTCAAGGAAGGCGCGACGCTCGCGGTCGACGGCCGCGGCTTCAAGATGCAGGGCTACGAGAACGGCTTCTATCTCGGCGGTTCGCTGTTCGACAACGTCACCAAGGACATGCGGATCTACAAGGAAGAGATTTTTGGCCCGGTGCTGTCGGTGGTGCGCGCCAAGGACTATCACGAGGCGCTGGCGCTGCCGTCCGACCACGACTACGGCAACGGCGTTGCGATCTTCACCCGCGACGGCGACGCCGCGCGCGACTTCGCGGCCAAGGTCAATGTCGGCATGGTCGGCGTCAACGTGCCGATCCCGGTGCCGATCGCCTATTACACCTTCGGCGGCTGGAAGAAGTCCGGCTTCGGCGATCTCAACCAGCATGGTCCGGACTCGGTCCGCTTCTACACCAAGACCAAGACGGTGACCTCGCGTTGGCCGTCCGGCGTCAAGGATGGCGCGGAGTTCTCGATTCCGACGATGAAGTGA
- a CDS encoding LysR family transcriptional regulator → MQDQGGDTIDWDDFRFVLAIVRGGSVSAAAKQLGVDHATVIRRVDRLEGHLSAKLFDRRKTGYLLTEAGQRVADSAEAMESTIVANQEAVGGSRAHLTGTVRIGAPDGFGSHFLASRLVKFTERYPDLDLQLVATARLFSLSKREADIAISLTMPKEGRIVGRKLLDYTLGLYAAPAYLAQAPAIAARADLPRHRFVGYIEELLFTPELDYLPQVSPKISAKFRSANLIAQLNATIAGFGIAVLPHFMASAHPELQPVLRDEVRISRTFWLLMHADSKDLARIRAVADYIYETVEAERVLFSGT, encoded by the coding sequence ATGCAGGATCAAGGCGGCGACACGATCGACTGGGACGACTTCCGTTTCGTGCTTGCCATCGTGCGCGGCGGGTCGGTGTCGGCTGCCGCCAAGCAGCTCGGCGTCGATCATGCCACAGTGATCCGGCGTGTCGACCGGCTGGAAGGCCACCTCTCCGCAAAACTGTTTGATCGCCGCAAGACCGGCTACCTGCTGACCGAGGCCGGCCAGCGCGTCGCCGACAGCGCCGAAGCGATGGAATCGACCATCGTCGCCAACCAGGAGGCGGTCGGCGGCTCGCGGGCGCATCTCACCGGCACGGTGCGGATCGGCGCGCCGGACGGCTTCGGCAGTCACTTTTTGGCCTCGCGGCTGGTCAAGTTCACCGAGCGGTATCCCGATCTCGATCTGCAGCTCGTTGCCACCGCGCGGCTGTTCTCGCTCTCCAAGCGCGAGGCCGACATCGCGATCAGCCTGACCATGCCAAAGGAAGGCCGCATCGTCGGCCGTAAGCTGCTCGACTACACGCTCGGGCTTTATGCCGCACCCGCCTATCTGGCGCAGGCGCCCGCCATCGCCGCGCGCGCCGACCTGCCGCGGCATCGGTTCGTCGGCTACATCGAGGAATTGCTGTTCACGCCGGAGCTGGACTATCTGCCGCAGGTTTCGCCGAAGATCTCCGCCAAATTCCGCAGCGCCAACCTGATCGCGCAGCTCAACGCCACCATCGCCGGCTTCGGCATCGCCGTGCTGCCGCACTTCATGGCATCAGCCCATCCCGAGTTGCAGCCGGTGCTGCGCGACGAGGTGCGGATCTCGCGCACCTTCTGGCTCCTGATGCACGCCGACAGCAAGGACCTCGCCCGCATCCGCGCCGTGGCCGACTACATCTACGAGACGGTGGAAGCCGAACGCGTGCTGTTCAGCGGAACGTAG
- a CDS encoding DUF1127 domain-containing protein gives MSTTYSPTSSAQPTASMPRVFSAFKGFWDAAQEWRKWERLRADLSSLSDRELMDIGISRGEVDYVASNRDSDPRGIRPV, from the coding sequence ATGAGCACGACCTACAGTCCGACGAGTTCAGCCCAGCCGACCGCATCGATGCCGCGGGTCTTCAGCGCATTCAAGGGATTTTGGGATGCAGCTCAAGAATGGCGCAAATGGGAGCGGCTGCGCGCCGATCTCAGCAGCCTGAGTGATCGGGAGCTCATGGACATCGGGATTTCGCGCGGCGAGGTCGACTACGTCGCATCGAACCGGGACTCGGACCCACGAGGCATCCGACCCGTCTGA